One window of Streptomyces sp. NBC_00273 genomic DNA carries:
- a CDS encoding helicase associated domain-containing protein, translated as MGWMLPTGAVSARGWDRLGEEQRSRLATLGVKPQKASQARKAAAKTTTASRPRAGGEAFQKGLQALQQYVARTGSVAVPRGHVETMDVGGQEHAVRLGVWLSNTKSRPDKLDPARLAALAELGIHWARRGGAVA; from the coding sequence ATGGGCTGGATGCTGCCGACCGGGGCGGTGTCGGCGCGGGGCTGGGACCGGCTGGGCGAGGAGCAGCGGAGCCGGCTCGCCACGCTCGGCGTGAAGCCCCAGAAGGCCTCACAGGCCCGCAAAGCGGCGGCGAAGACGACGACGGCGTCCCGGCCGCGCGCGGGCGGGGAAGCCTTTCAGAAGGGCCTTCAGGCCCTCCAGCAGTACGTGGCGCGTACGGGGTCCGTGGCGGTCCCCAGGGGCCACGTCGAGACCATGGACGTCGGCGGCCAGGAGCACGCCGTGAGGCTCGGAGTCTGGCTGAGCAACACCAAGAGCAGGCCCGACAAGCTCGACCCAGCGCGGCTCGCCGCCCTCGCCGAACTCGGCATCCACTGGGCCCGGCGAGGTGGCGCTG